A single region of the Nicotiana sylvestris chromosome 6, ASM39365v2, whole genome shotgun sequence genome encodes:
- the LOC138871542 gene encoding uncharacterized protein, with product MAVITRSGLGGDVNTSKQKEIVSDEIQVQDDDVPLVDEQVREENVNAEVRIDIHDDEVKTQDDMNPSREHVIDISEMVVPKAKAPLPRTPPPYPQRLAKQNNENQFKKFIEMMKSLSINVPLVEALEQMSVYTKFMKDFVTKKRSMDCETIKITHQVSAIVYLMAPKLEDPGAFTILCTIRSADFAKALSDLGASINLMPYSIFKTLVLVDHDLLQ from the coding sequence ATGGCAGTGATTACTAGAAGTGGTCTaggtggtgatgtgaatacctccaagcaaaaggaaattgTGAGTGATGAGATTCAAGTGCAAGATGATGATGTTCCTTtagttgatgagcaagtgagAGAAGAGAATGTGAATgcggaagtgaggattgatattcatgaTGATGAGGTGAAAACCCAAGATGAtatgaacccatctagggaacacgtaatagacatatcggaaatggtagtgcccaaggctaaggctcccttgccaaggactcctccaccttaccctcaaaggcttgcgaagcaAAATAATGAGAACCAATTTAAGAAGTTCATAGAAATGATGAAAAGCTTGTCAATCAATGTTCCATTAGTGGaagctcttgaacaaatgtcggttTACaccaagttcatgaaagactttgtgactaaaaagagatccatggattgtgagaccatcaaaataactcaccaagtaagtgcaattgtgtacttgatggctccaaagcttgaagatcccggcgcTTTCACTATTCTATGCACCATTAGGAGTgcagattttgcaaaggcattgAGTGACTTGGGAGCGagcatcaatttgatgccttactccatCTTCAAAACTCTAGTATTGGTCGACCACGACCTACTTcaatga